The following DNA comes from Planctomycetota bacterium.
TGAGCGGCTTGCTGGTGAGGTTCGGCGACACGGCGGGCATGGCCGAGGCCGTCCTCGGCCTTCTGCGCGACAGGGAGCGAGGCGCGGCCTATGGGGAGGCAGGCCGCACGCGGGTGGCGGCGCGATTCTCGCTTCAGGCGGCAACGCGTGGCGTGGAGGCCGTCTATGCGGAGCTTGCGGGAGAGCCCCGACCCGAAGGCGGAGGGAGGGGGCAGAATGGGCGAGAGTGAGAATCCCGCGGCGAGAGCGCCTGAATCGGCTCGGACAAACCTCTTTCTGCCTTCCTGCCTGGTGCTGGTTGCGGCCGCGTCGGCGGCGTTAGCGTTTTCGTTCTACTTCCGCGGTCCGAACGGCGACTACAATCTCTACTACATCACCATTCCCGAAGCGCACGTCAACGAATACATCCCATCCGATGCCAGCCGCACGCTGGCCTTCCCTGGCCTGCTCGCGTGGTCCTGCCTGTGGGGTCTCCTCGTGGTTGGGGGATGGCTGCTCGTGGGCGGAGCGATGGCTCGGGCCCAGCGTCTGCCACGGCGTGCCGCCCTGGCGCGGTCGGCAGCGGCCTTCGCACCCCTGGTGCTGCTGCTGGCGGTGCCCGGGCACTACTGGCTCGGCCTGCCGATGACCATCGGACCCGTGTTCCTGATGATTGCCTGCATTGCCTCGTGCGCCGTGGTGATTGCCCACCTCCTGCGCCCGCGTTGCGATGGGAAAGTCGTGGCGGCCCTCTGTTCGATGCGTGGCATCCTCCTTCTCTGTGCGGCTTACTCTATCGTGTTCTCGTGGCTGAGCCTTCGACAGTACTACGGACTGCACCTGGGCTATGTGGACTCTGGGCTGTTCGCGGAGGGCCTGGACCATGCCGCCCGGGGCGGGGCGCTGCGGACGAACTGGGTGGACGCCGCGGACCCCGAGTTCACCGCGCTCTGGGGTGATACGGGGCTGTGCTTCAGTTGGCACTGCTTCTTCCTCCTTTCGCCCTTGAGCTGCCTCTACCGCCTCTGGCCCGCGCACGAGATGCTGCTGATCCTGCAATCGGTGGCGCTGGGGGTCGCCGGGGTTGCCGTGTATCTGCTGGCGAACGCCGTGCTGCATCATCGGTTCGCCGCATGGTGCCTGGCGGTCGCATGGTGGATCGCGCCCACGACGGCCTTCGTGAACCTGCCCTCGTCGTACGGGTTCCGCCCCGAGTCTCTCATTCCTGCCAGTGTGCTGTGGGGGCTCTACGCCCTGGAGCGCCGGCGGTTTGGCTGGTTTGTTCTGTGCCTGATCGTGGCGCTCCTGATCAAGGAGACGGTGGTGCCGATCGTCGTCATGGCGGGCGGGTTCATGGCGCTCGGCCGGCGGCTCTGGCTTGCTGGCGCGCTCACCGCGCTCCTTGGCGTGGGCTACTACGCCCTGGCCACGCAGGTGGCGATCCCCTATGTCTTCGGCCGCCCCTATGCCTTCAGCCCCCTGCTCCGCCAGTTCGGCGGCAGCGCGAGCGAGGTGGTGGCGAACGTGATTGGGCACCCCCTGGACTTCATCGCTTGCATCCTCGGCACGAAGACGAAGGTCTTCTTCCTCCTGCACATGGTCGTGCCCGTGCTGTTTCTGCCGGTTCTAAGCCCGACAGCGGCGCTTGTCGGTGCGGCGAGCTTTGCCATGCTGGCTATGGCCAGCTACTACAGCAAGTACATCATCCCCTTCGGTCAGCAGGTGGAAATCCTGGCGGGGCTCTATCTGGCGGCAATCTGCGGGCTCAGGAACGCGTGCGAGCGCCCGACGGCCATCCACAAGTGGCTCTTGCGTTCCCACGTTTTCCGCGACCGCGCCAGGGTGCTGGTGTCGGCAGGCGTTGGGCTTCTGGTCGCGGGCGCGCTGGCCAACTACTTCTTCTTCGTGCGGTCGGTCGAGTGGAGGCAGTTCCGCCCGGCCCGCCGGGCGCGAGCGGTTGCGGAACTGAGGCAGGGGACCCGCCGGACCGGCTCGCTCTGCGCCAGCTATCGGCTCGCCTCGCACTTCACGGACCAGGAGGAACTGTATGTGGCTCCCATCGGCCTCCTTCAGGCCGACCAGGCGGTCCTCGACCTCTACGATAGCTTCGTGCCGCTGGCGACGATGGCGGACTACCGCGCGCGGCTCCTCCGATCGCCCCGGTACGGGCTCGTCTACGCGCGGGACGGATTCCTGATCTTCAAGAGGGGGGCGAGCGACCCGGGCGTCGCCGGGCGATTCAGGATCACACGCGACGTCCGGCCCCGATTCACCGCAGGCGAGCCAGCGAGCGAGTTCGCCACCCTGCTCGGCTATGACGCCACGGAGTCAGATGGCTCTCTGGAACTCACGCTCTTCTGGCGCTGCGAGCGCGAGACCGTCGCCGACTGCGCCGCTGTCCTGCTGTTCCGTTCCGACGGCGAGAGGCGGGCGATGCGGCACCTGCCCACACACGGCGTCCTGCCCACCTGGGCCTGGCGGCCCGGGGAGGTGATTCGAGACCCCGTCTCGGTGCCTTGGGTCTTCGGGGGTGGAGGCGATTCGCCTCCGCTGGTGAGCGTGCGGCTCGAGCCACTTCCAGAGGCCGGCGGGCGGGCGACGGTTCGGGCCGGCCCGCCGTAGGCGCGGGAATCTTCGCCCCGATTGTGCTACAATGTGCCCGGGAGCTGGGTGGAGAAGGTGTCGGCATGGGCGACCCACGACAGTACCTGGACCCGAAGATCCTCTCGAGACTGGAGAGTCTGGATCTGAAAGCGCGCCTGATCGTCGAGGGTTTCATTTCGGGCCTGCACAAGAGCCCGTTCCACGGCTTCAGCGTCGAGTTCGCCCAGCATCGCGAGTATGCGCCTGGCGACGACCTGCGCCGCATTGACTGGAAGGTGTACGCGCGGAGCGACCGCCACTACATCAAGGAGTACGAGGAGGAGACGAACCTCGTGGCGTACGTGCTCCTGGATGTCAGCGAGTCGATGCGATACGCCTCGGGCGGGCTGTCGAAGCTGGAGTATGGCTCCTACATCGCGGCCTCGCTGATCTACCTCATGCTGAATCAGCGCGATTCGGTGGGGCTGGCCCTCTTCGACGAAAACGTGCGGCGGCTCATCGCTGACTCGAGCAACCCCGGGCACCGTGCCGAGCTGATTGACGCCCTCGAGAACATCCGGCCTGCGGGGAGGACCGAGCTGGGGCAGGTGCTTCATCACATGGTCGGCCAGGTGCGCCGCCGCGGCATGCTCATCGTGATCTCGGACCTGCTGACGAACGCGGAGCGCCTGCTGGCCGGCCTCAAACACGCACGCCACCGGCGCCACGAGGTGATCGTCTTCCACGTCCTGGACGAGGCCGAGCTGACCTTCCCCTTCGAGCAGCTCACGCTGTTCCGGGGAATGGAGGGGTACCCGCAGCTTTTCGCCGAGCCGCGATCGCTGCGCGAGCAGTACCTGCGAGAGCTGGAGGGCTTCGTGACCCGCGTGCGCGACGAGTGCGTAGCGCACCGGATTGACTACCAGCAACTGAGCACGTCGGCGCCGCTCGATGTGGCGTTGTCGAGCTATCTTGCCACTCGAATGGGAACGACGAGGACCTAGATG
Coding sequences within:
- a CDS encoding DUF2079 domain-containing protein, producing MGESENPAARAPESARTNLFLPSCLVLVAAASAALAFSFYFRGPNGDYNLYYITIPEAHVNEYIPSDASRTLAFPGLLAWSCLWGLLVVGGWLLVGGAMARAQRLPRRAALARSAAAFAPLVLLLAVPGHYWLGLPMTIGPVFLMIACIASCAVVIAHLLRPRCDGKVVAALCSMRGILLLCAAYSIVFSWLSLRQYYGLHLGYVDSGLFAEGLDHAARGGALRTNWVDAADPEFTALWGDTGLCFSWHCFFLLSPLSCLYRLWPAHEMLLILQSVALGVAGVAVYLLANAVLHHRFAAWCLAVAWWIAPTTAFVNLPSSYGFRPESLIPASVLWGLYALERRRFGWFVLCLIVALLIKETVVPIVVMAGGFMALGRRLWLAGALTALLGVGYYALATQVAIPYVFGRPYAFSPLLRQFGGSASEVVANVIGHPLDFIACILGTKTKVFFLLHMVVPVLFLPVLSPTAALVGAASFAMLAMASYYSKYIIPFGQQVEILAGLYLAAICGLRNACERPTAIHKWLLRSHVFRDRARVLVSAGVGLLVAGALANYFFFVRSVEWRQFRPARRARAVAELRQGTRRTGSLCASYRLASHFTDQEELYVAPIGLLQADQAVLDLYDSFVPLATMADYRARLLRSPRYGLVYARDGFLIFKRGASDPGVAGRFRITRDVRPRFTAGEPASEFATLLGYDATESDGSLELTLFWRCERETVADCAAVLLFRSDGERRAMRHLPTHGVLPTWAWRPGEVIRDPVSVPWVFGGGGDSPPLVSVRLEPLPEAGGRATVRAGPP
- a CDS encoding DUF58 domain-containing protein encodes the protein MGDPRQYLDPKILSRLESLDLKARLIVEGFISGLHKSPFHGFSVEFAQHREYAPGDDLRRIDWKVYARSDRHYIKEYEEETNLVAYVLLDVSESMRYASGGLSKLEYGSYIAASLIYLMLNQRDSVGLALFDENVRRLIADSSNPGHRAELIDALENIRPAGRTELGQVLHHMVGQVRRRGMLIVISDLLTNAERLLAGLKHARHRRHEVIVFHVLDEAELTFPFEQLTLFRGMEGYPQLFAEPRSLREQYLRELEGFVTRVRDECVAHRIDYQQLSTSAPLDVALSSYLATRMGTTRT